In Candidatus Auribacterota bacterium, the following proteins share a genomic window:
- the rlmN gene encoding 23S rRNA (adenine(2503)-C(2))-methyltransferase RlmN — protein sequence MTKPDLRGMTAAELAQYMVAMGEAPYRGRQVAAWLHGRGAAHAADMTDLPRALRERLAREAGVVNLELVSERQTRTGDARKYLFRLDDGETIETVFLTLETSQSVCLSSQAGCPVGCGFCATGAIGFRRNLSAGEIVDQFLKVRDRLTQGERITNIVFMGMGEPLLNFDNLARAISIFASRDGPGFSPRRVTVSTCGIVPGIHKLIAAGITPELAISIISADEEKREELFPLARTYPLHDVVEAARCYARFIRRPITFEYVILKSINDSRRDARLLGELVRSVRCKVNLIRYNPADNPRFTPGSEERAEEFRRWLRPFCAAVTVRKSKGDEIDAACGQLRAGYSKHEIRR from the coding sequence GTGACGAAACCGGATCTGAGAGGGATGACCGCGGCCGAGCTCGCACAGTACATGGTCGCCATGGGCGAAGCGCCCTACAGGGGGAGGCAGGTCGCGGCGTGGCTCCATGGCCGGGGGGCGGCGCACGCTGCTGACATGACAGACCTTCCCCGCGCGCTCAGGGAACGGCTCGCCCGGGAAGCAGGGGTGGTCAACCTCGAGCTGGTATCGGAGAGACAGACGAGAACGGGTGACGCGCGAAAGTACCTCTTCCGCCTCGATGACGGAGAAACGATCGAGACTGTTTTCCTCACCCTCGAGACCAGCCAGTCTGTCTGCCTCTCCAGCCAGGCCGGCTGCCCCGTCGGCTGCGGCTTCTGCGCCACCGGCGCGATCGGTTTCAGGCGCAACCTGAGCGCGGGAGAGATCGTGGATCAGTTCCTCAAGGTGCGCGACCGGCTCACACAGGGCGAGCGCATCACAAACATCGTCTTCATGGGCATGGGCGAGCCGCTGCTCAATTTCGACAACCTGGCGAGGGCAATCTCAATCTTCGCCTCGCGCGATGGCCCCGGATTCAGCCCGCGCCGCGTCACCGTCTCCACCTGCGGAATTGTGCCGGGGATACACAAGCTGATAGCCGCGGGCATCACGCCGGAGCTCGCCATCTCAATCATCTCGGCCGATGAGGAGAAGCGGGAGGAGCTCTTCCCCCTGGCGCGCACCTACCCACTGCACGACGTGGTTGAGGCCGCCCGGTGCTATGCCCGCTTCATCAGGCGCCCCATCACCTTCGAGTACGTCATCCTCAAAAGCATCAATGACTCCAGGCGGGACGCGCGCCTCCTCGGGGAACTTGTCAGATCGGTGCGCTGCAAGGTCAATCTGATCCGCTACAACCCCGCAGACAACCCCCGGTTCACGCCGGGCAGTGAGGAGCGGGCGGAAGAGTTCAGGCGCTGGCTCAGGCCCTTCTGCGCGGCGGTCACGGTGAGAAAGAGCAAGGGCGACGAAATCGATGCGGCGTGCGGCCAGCTCAGGGCAGGCTATAGTAAACATGAAATCCGCAGATGA
- a CDS encoding tetratricopeptide repeat protein, which translates to MVQTMVVLLAVMLCGEPESPAADHVKKGKAFLSAGKYREAAAEFEEALKTDPLNTPALFSLGDIHANYLKDAKLRDKYWRQYKAASLISLGDVASAGGDFREAAAHYRGALKLMPGYGKLHERLGAVCRRMGNEAEALKEYRAAADLEKENIQLQLGIARYLAGHGDRRGATVYAERAVAARPNDAALKQAAVGILAETGKAVGTPGPPVATQKPVAISAEEHCARGERALEEGRLGEAAREIRKGISGPTREQCAQSARRLAEAFARKGSMDGAVAVYKALLSAGIRSADVYNSLAILYQEMGKLDDAVGTARAGVDLYPAVAELHNNLGTLYALRAEYERALSEYRKAVELKPDLAEAYLDMGIIYKDYLKDKEKAVEAFRSYAALKPEGTNVPEVAELLGGGKGPAGSVPGRDAKPQGLIGTDEHIAKPRRVLRNPKVAH; encoded by the coding sequence TTGGTTCAGACGATGGTCGTACTCCTGGCGGTGATGCTATGTGGTGAGCCGGAATCACCCGCCGCTGACCACGTGAAGAAGGGGAAGGCCTTCCTCTCGGCGGGGAAGTACAGGGAGGCCGCGGCGGAGTTTGAGGAGGCATTGAAGACAGACCCGTTGAACACCCCGGCGCTCTTCAGTCTGGGTGATATCCACGCGAATTATCTCAAAGACGCGAAGCTCAGGGACAAATACTGGAGACAGTACAAAGCAGCCTCGCTCATTTCCTTGGGTGATGTCGCGTCAGCCGGTGGTGACTTCAGGGAGGCGGCGGCGCACTATCGGGGCGCGCTGAAGCTCATGCCCGGCTATGGGAAGTTGCACGAGCGACTCGGGGCAGTCTGCCGCCGGATGGGGAATGAGGCGGAGGCGCTCAAGGAGTACAGGGCGGCTGCGGATCTGGAAAAGGAAAATATTCAATTACAGCTCGGTATCGCGCGCTATCTGGCGGGGCATGGGGATAGGAGAGGAGCGACGGTGTACGCCGAACGGGCGGTTGCCGCCAGACCGAATGATGCCGCGCTCAAACAGGCGGCGGTCGGGATTCTCGCGGAGACTGGCAAGGCGGTGGGGACACCAGGGCCGCCGGTCGCCACACAGAAACCGGTGGCCATATCGGCGGAGGAGCACTGCGCGCGCGGCGAGCGGGCCCTTGAAGAGGGGAGGCTGGGGGAGGCGGCGCGGGAGATCAGGAAAGGCATTTCTGGGCCGACGCGCGAGCAATGCGCCCAGTCAGCCCGCCGCCTCGCGGAGGCGTTCGCAAGGAAAGGTTCGATGGACGGGGCGGTCGCGGTGTACAAGGCATTGCTTTCCGCCGGCATCAGGAGCGCCGATGTCTATAATTCGCTCGCGATCCTCTACCAGGAGATGGGGAAACTCGATGACGCGGTTGGGACCGCGCGTGCAGGCGTTGATTTGTACCCCGCCGTCGCGGAGCTCCACAACAATCTCGGGACGTTATACGCCCTGAGGGCGGAGTACGAGCGGGCGCTCTCCGAGTACCGCAAGGCGGTAGAGCTCAAGCCCGACCTCGCTGAGGCGTATCTCGATATGGGGATCATCTATAAGGACTACCTTAAAGACAAAGAAAAGGCGGTCGAGGCATTCCGGAGCTACGCCGCCCTCAAACCCGAGGGGACGAATGTCCCCGAGGTCGCGGAGCTGCTCGGGGGAGGGAAGGGGCCGGCGGGAAGTGTTCCCGGTCGGGATGCGAAACCCCAGGGGCTCATCGGTACGGATGAGCACATTGCAAAGCCCAGAAGAGTCTTGAGAAACCCTAAGGTCGCTCATTGA
- a CDS encoding NUDIX hydrolase, translating to MKGGVTCPACGREFVSHQYPVPTVDILIRRRKGKKDAVLLVRRKNPPHGWAIPGGFIEYGERAEDCAVREVREETGLKVTLGGILGVYSDPARDPRFHTISVVYLAEGAGEPKAGSDAGDVCVFTEDELPAEIAFDHRKILADYFAPHQQRGQRC from the coding sequence ATGAAAGGCGGCGTGACCTGTCCGGCGTGCGGCAGGGAGTTCGTGAGCCATCAGTACCCCGTCCCGACCGTGGATATTCTCATCAGGCGCCGGAAGGGGAAAAAAGACGCGGTCCTCCTCGTGCGGCGGAAGAACCCTCCTCACGGGTGGGCCATCCCCGGCGGCTTCATCGAGTACGGCGAGCGGGCCGAAGACTGCGCCGTCAGGGAAGTCAGGGAAGAGACGGGACTAAAGGTGACGCTCGGAGGAATCCTGGGCGTCTATTCTGACCCGGCTCGTGATCCGCGCTTTCACACCATCTCCGTGGTGTACCTGGCGGAGGGGGCCGGCGAGCCGAAGGCCGGATCTGACGCGGGGGATGTCTGCGTGTTCACCGAGGATGAATTGCCCGCGGAGATCGCGTTCGACCACAGGAAGATCCTCGCGGACTATTTTGCGCCCCACCAGCAAAGGGGGCAGAGGTGTTGA